AACCAACTTAGGCGCTTCTTTATCCCAGCCTCTGTGTCATCTGCCCGACCAGTTTCTTGTGCCCGCTTTAATAATTTCTCTACCGACCAATCATCGTGAACATCCAGATGGATGATTGTCGACTTACTTGCACCATAAAAACGGAATGCGGTATCAAGGGCCTCCGCCTCAATCACCGTACGTGGGGTACCATCGATTACAACCCGTTCCCCGCCCTTTAAATTGTTAATAAAAAAATTAGCCCAGTTGTAGATGGCCAGAAAAGCAAGGGTCAAACCACCGCCGCCATTATCTATTACCTCCTGAGTCAAGCGAGAAGTATAATTGTCGCGCGACTTAAACTCACGGAGGAGAGCACCTGTCTCCATGTAGTAAACAGGCCGAGACGAGTCGCCCCGCTTCAGATAATCAATAAGAAGTGCTGCCTGCGTTCCCTTTCCTGCTCCTGGTCGACCCAAGAAAACATAAGGCTCAATCGGCTGATTCATTCGGACAGTATAACAAAAAACTCGGTGATAGTTCTAGTACTCCCGCATTGAAAGCTGTGCCCCAACCTGCTTCATAAATTCAAGTGCCACCGATACAACGATAAGTAGTCCCGTGCCACCAATTGCGAGTGATGTTAGTCCAGTCAGTGACTGCATGGCGAGTGGCAAAATAGCGATTAGCGCAAGGAAAACTGCCCCAACAAAGGTCAAGCGGTAGAGCACGAAAGCAACATGTTCCGCCGTTGGTCGTCCGGGGCGAATTCCAGGAATGAAAGCACCGTTTTTCTGCAAATTAGTGGCCACTGATTCCGGGTCAAACGTAATCGCTGAATAGAAATAGGTAAAAATAAAAATAAGGAAAAAGTAGGCCACGCCATAGAACCAAGCATTATTCAGCGCGGCGGTAACCCAGCCAGACAGGTTCTTGATCCAGAAAATATCCACCCGTGTCAAAAAGCCGGCAATCATCTGTGGGAATAGAAGAACGGAGAGAGCAAAGATAATTGGCATCACTCCAGCCTGATTTAGACGGAGAGGTAGGTAGGTAGAGGCGCCGCCATAGACCTTGTTTCCGCGGACACGCTTGGCATAAGTCACGGGAATCGGTCTCTCCGCCTCGGTCACCACGACAACACCAGCTGTCACAATTAGGGCAACGGCAAGAAAAACGAGGTAAAGTGGAACCTGGCTAGCTTCAAAATTGACAGCCAATTGACTAACCGTAGAGGGAATGCCTGCCAAAATACCGGCAAAGATTATCAAAGATACACCGTTGCCAATTCCATATTCGCTAATCAGTTCACCAATCCACATGAGAAGCACTGAACCGGCCACAATGGTGACCACGTTGATCAGTTTAGAACCCAAACTTAAGTGGAGAAGGACCCCCTGATTCTCGAGCAAGGCAAGAAGTGCATACCCTTGGATAATCGCAAGTGGCACCGTGAGCAAGCGAGAATACTGAGTAAACTTTCGCCTACCGGCCTCGCCCTCTTCGCTATAAAGACGCTTAATGGCTGGAAACATAATCGTGAGGAGTTGCATGATAATCGAGCCAGTGATAAATGGACCGACCCCAAGCATGAAAATGGAGAGGTTAGAAAGTCCGCCACCAGAAAAGACGTTTAAAAGACCCAAGAATTGGTTCCCAGAGAAAAACCGTGCCAGTGCTTCACTATTCACACCCGGAACTGGTATGGTTGTACCTAGGCGAAAGAGGACCAAAGCACCGAGTACAAAGAGTAGGCGTCCGCGAAGGGTGCTGTCGGAGAGAATAAGTTTAATTTTGCTACCGAAACTATTCATATTTTTATTTACTAAGAAATCTTACCACCCGCTTTTTCAATCTGGACACGCGCCGAGGCGGAAACGAGACAATCAGTAAACTGGAAAGTCTTTGAAAGCGCCCCGCCAGCAAGAATCTTCACCTTTGGTAATTTGCCAGACTCCCTTCGAATCAATTTCTGTTCAAAAAGTGCCGCTGGATTAATCGTTGCGCCAGAAGCGAAGACTTTGTTAATTGAACCAAGTTGCACCACTTTTGCCTTCACAACCCCGTCATTCACGGTCAACCCACGATTACGACCGTACCCACGACGCTTGGGGATCTTTTTGATTATGTCGCGCAATTCGGGACGAAGCTTACGGCCAGAGCGAGCGAGTTGTCCCTTGGTGCCACGTCCGGCTGTCTTACCACGCTTACCACCACGACCAATTTGGCGAGATTTCTTTAGGGGATGTTCACGTTTTAATTGATGAATTTGCATAAATTTTAAATTTACTGGGCAAAAGCTTTTAGCGCTTCCATTGTGACACGCGAATTATTCAGTTTATTCTTGCTCTTGGAGAGAATCTTCGCACTTACATCACGGACGCCAGCTAGGTTAAGAATCACCCGAACAGCGCTCCCCGCCACCAAACCACGTCCAGGCGCAGGCTTAAGTAGAAGACGCGAGCTGGAATATTTGACCAAAACTTCGTGTGGCACAGAGCCGGTCTTGGTTAGGCGAAGAGTCATCATCTCCTTCTTGGCTTGATGAAAAGCTTTCTCAATCGCACTTGAAATATCTGAGGACTTGCCAACACCAAGACCAATCTTACCCTTGCGATTTCCCGCCGCAAGAACGAGTGAAAAAGAGAAGCGACGTCCGCCGCGAACCACGCGAACCACGCGACGAATATTGACAATCGCTTGATCGAATTCTGACTTTGGCTTCTCGGGTCGTCCTCCGCGACCACCTCGGCCACCGCCACCTCGTCGATCATTGGTATTGTTGTTGTTCATAAAATTTAGAAAATTAGGCCGCCAGAGCGAGCACCTTCGGCAACTTGTTTAACTCGACCAGCGTAGATGTAACCCCCACGGTCAAAGGCAACTGTCTTTATTTTTTTTGCCAAAGCCTCTTTAGCAATGAGCTCACCCACCCCCTTTGCGTCAGGTGTTGGCTTAACTTTCAAATCACTCGCGGCGGCAATAGTTCGTCCAGCCACATCGTCAATCAGCTGAGCATAGATGTGCTTCTCCGAACGAAACACTGCCAGTCGCGGACGCAAAGCCGTACCGCGCACTCGGGCACGGACACGCGCCCGCCGTCGAGCTCTCTGATTTTTTTTGATATTAGCTTTAATCATAAATATTTAGGCTGTTACTTTTTTACCAGCCTTACGCCGAACAGTTTCCGTTGAGTAACGAATTCCTTTTCCTTTGTATGGCTCCGGTGGCCGGTAATCACGAATCTTAGCGGCAAAGTGGCCGACCAATTCCTTATCAGTCCCGCTAATTGTCAAATTACCTTTATCGACCGCCACCTTGATTCCTTCTGGAACCTTAAGCTCAATTGGGTGAGAGAAACCGAGAGCAAAAACCAACTTATCGCCAGTCAAAGTGGCACGATAACCAACCCCCTCAATCGTCAATTGTTTCTGGAAACCAGTCGTCACCCCAGTAACCATATTAATTAAGTGAGACGCATATGTACCCCACAAAGCATTTGTCTCCAAGTTAAGTTTAAGAGGCTTAACTTGCGCAACATTTCCTTCAACCGTCACGGCTAGGCGCGGATCAAATTGTCGTTCGCTCTTACCAAGTGGACCAGAAACGGTTACCAAACCATCCTTAACAACACAAGTTGTTTTTTCTGGAAGCGTAATCAATCTTTTGCCAATTCTAGACATAAATTACCAGATTTTAAATAAAAGTTCGCCACCAACCTTAGCCATCCGTGCTTCCTTATCCGTGAGAAGTCCCTGTGGCGTGGAATAAATTCCGACACCATGTCCCTGGCGGACAGAGCGGATCTGGGTTGCACGATGATAAAGACGCTGAGATGGTCGCGATACCCGCAACACATCTTCAATTTTCGGCTTTCCATTCTGATAAAACAACTCCACCTCAATCGTTTTCTGCACTTTCTTGCCGCGTTTGCTAACGCTTTTCAAATAGCCAACCTGTTTCAATTTCTCGGCAATTGCGAGTTTAAGATTGGACGCTGGAAAAGATGCCGTTGGACGCTTGGCCATACCAGCATTCTTCAAACGAATAATCATATCGGAAATTGAATCAGTGAGCATAAAAATTTAGATTACCAAGATGACTTTTTCACTCCAGGAATTTTGCCTTCATTCGCCAACTCGCGGAAACAAATCCGACAAAGAGAGAAATCGCGCATGAAGGCTCGCTTGCGACCACAACGAAAACAACGCCGCACAATTCTGGTGCTAAATTTTGGGGTCTTTTCTGACCGAGCAATAACTGATGTTTTCGCCATAGCGAGTGTTTTATCTTAGCAAATAGGCCGTCTGTCGTCAAATGACGAAAAAACCGGCTCACATTCTGTGAGCCGGGCCAGTCAAGCGCTTGTCTGGCAAGAGCGACCCGTCTCAGAACGGGCAAATAGACGAGAGGTAATCACGAACCTCCGCTGTGTCCGGAGCCAAGTAAGACATCTCTTCCTCCCAACGAGAAAGATCAGAGATGCCAACGAAACGCAAGGTAATCAGATGGTCTTTCTTCAACTTCTGAAATTCGGTGAAGAAAGTGTGCAGGG
The nucleotide sequence above comes from Candidatus Nomurabacteria bacterium. Encoded proteins:
- a CDS encoding nucleoside monophosphate kinase; translated protein: MNQPIEPYVFLGRPGAGKGTQAALLIDYLKRGDSSRPVYYMETGALLREFKSRDNYTSRLTQEVIDNGGGGLTLAFLAIYNWANFFINNLKGGERVVIDGTPRTVIEAEALDTAFRFYGASKSTIIHLDVHDDWSVEKLLKRAQETGRADDTEAGIKKRLSWFMTDVAPVVDYYRTHSGHTFLDINGLQTIPEVHQEIIGKIGL
- the secY gene encoding preprotein translocase subunit SecY, whose product is MNSFGSKIKLILSDSTLRGRLLFVLGALVLFRLGTTIPVPGVNSEALARFFSGNQFLGLLNVFSGGGLSNLSIFMLGVGPFITGSIIMQLLTIMFPAIKRLYSEEGEAGRRKFTQYSRLLTVPLAIIQGYALLALLENQGVLLHLSLGSKLINVVTIVAGSVLLMWIGELISEYGIGNGVSLIIFAGILAGIPSTVSQLAVNFEASQVPLYLVFLAVALIVTAGVVVVTEAERPIPVTYAKRVRGNKVYGGASTYLPLRLNQAGVMPIIFALSVLLFPQMIAGFLTRVDIFWIKNLSGWVTAALNNAWFYGVAYFFLIFIFTYFYSAITFDPESVATNLQKNGAFIPGIRPGRPTAEHVAFVLYRLTFVGAVFLALIAILPLAMQSLTGLTSLAIGGTGLLIVVSVALEFMKQVGAQLSMREY
- a CDS encoding uL15 family ribosomal protein is translated as MQIHQLKREHPLKKSRQIGRGGKRGKTAGRGTKGQLARSGRKLRPELRDIIKKIPKRRGYGRNRGLTVNDGVVKAKVVQLGSINKVFASGATINPAALFEQKLIRRESGKLPKVKILAGGALSKTFQFTDCLVSASARVQIEKAGGKIS
- a CDS encoding 30S ribosomal protein S5 — protein: MNNNNTNDRRGGGGRGGRGGRPEKPKSEFDQAIVNIRRVVRVVRGGRRFSFSLVLAAGNRKGKIGLGVGKSSDISSAIEKAFHQAKKEMMTLRLTKTGSVPHEVLVKYSSSRLLLKPAPGRGLVAGSAVRVILNLAGVRDVSAKILSKSKNKLNNSRVTMEALKAFAQ
- a CDS encoding 50S ribosomal protein L18 codes for the protein MIKANIKKNQRARRRARVRARVRGTALRPRLAVFRSEKHIYAQLIDDVAGRTIAAASDLKVKPTPDAKGVGELIAKEALAKKIKTVAFDRGGYIYAGRVKQVAEGARSGGLIF
- the rplF gene encoding 50S ribosomal protein L6, encoding MSRIGKRLITLPEKTTCVVKDGLVTVSGPLGKSERQFDPRLAVTVEGNVAQVKPLKLNLETNALWGTYASHLINMVTGVTTGFQKQLTIEGVGYRATLTGDKLVFALGFSHPIELKVPEGIKVAVDKGNLTISGTDKELVGHFAAKIRDYRPPEPYKGKGIRYSTETVRRKAGKKVTA
- the rpsH gene encoding 30S ribosomal protein S8 produces the protein MLTDSISDMIIRLKNAGMAKRPTASFPASNLKLAIAEKLKQVGYLKSVSKRGKKVQKTIEVELFYQNGKPKIEDVLRVSRPSQRLYHRATQIRSVRQGHGVGIYSTPQGLLTDKEARMAKVGGELLFKIW
- a CDS encoding type Z 30S ribosomal protein S14, yielding MAKTSVIARSEKTPKFSTRIVRRCFRCGRKRAFMRDFSLCRICFRELANEGKIPGVKKSSW